The Ptychodera flava strain L36383 chromosome 14, AS_Pfla_20210202, whole genome shotgun sequence genome segment gtagaagtgggaatgtcctagttcacccctcacagcggcattacaagcttgtctattacactgtaaaatgttcttacaaaatttgaggtgagttttttcaattgctgatttatcccacttcttgtagtccatgaaatcttgtccccaaatctctgagccatacagtaaaacaggtttaatgaaaacattgaatagatgtagggaaaattttatctttttgttgtgcaataaaaccctttttaaactatacaaagattttgctgctttatcagccaaatttgtaattgtgtcactaaaactgccatttgatttaattgtcagtcctaagtatgtatagctcttaacagatttgatgcatgtactaccatagttaaataagtgtttatctatcaaaggagatttactaaattaattgcttgggttttctgtaaattaacatcaagtttccaattggagcaaaatgtgtgtagtgtatttaactccctctgcaaaccttcttttgaagtagagattaagacaaggtcatcagcgtaaaataatgagttaactggggtattattcaacactggtggttgagtatctactttgtctagatttgttttcaagtcattgacatataaattgaacagactAGGACTTAAAACACAGCCCTGTTtactcctttttcaactttcaggctgggcgagataaaattatttttttgatgtgtatttttgatGAATTCCACACACTGCTATGAATTCATTCATACACTGCTATGAATTCACATACTGCTATGAATTCATACACTGCTATGAATTCATATACTGCTATGAATTCACACACTGCTATGAATTCATACACTGCTATGAATTCATACACTGCTATGAATTCACACACTGCTATGAATTCACACACTGCTATGAATTCATACACTGCTGTGAATTCATACACTGCTGTGAATTCGTACACTGCTGTGAATTCACACACTGCTATGAATTCAATTACACTGCTATGAATTCATACACTGCTATGAATTCAGTGTTATGACTTCACACACTGCTATGAATTCACATACTGCTGTGAATTCACACACTGCTATGAATTCATACACTGCTATGAATTCATTCATACACTGCTATGAATTCACACACTGCTATGAATTCACACACTGCTATGAATTCACACACTGCTATGAATTCACACACTGCTATGAGTTCATACACTGCTATGAATTCACACACTGCTATGAATTCACGTACTGCTATGAATTCACACACTACTATGAATTCATTCATACACTGCTATGAATTCACACACTGCTATGAATTCATACACTGCTATGAATTCACACACTGCTATGAATTCATACACTGCTTTGAATTCACACACTGCTATGAATTCACATACACACACTGCTATGAATTCATACACACACTGCTATGAATTCATTCATACACTGCTATGAATTCACACACTGCTATGAATTCACACACTGCTATGAATTCATACACTGCTGTGAATTCATACACTGCTGTGAATTCATACACTGCTGTGAATTCATACACTGCTATGAATTCATACACTGCTATGAATTCACACACTGCTATGAATTCATACACTGCTATGAATTCATATACTGCTATGAATCCATGTACTGCTGGGAACTCATATACTCATGAATTCCTGTACTCTGATGCTTTGCTTGCTTTCACTATAATATTTCTCTTCTGTTTTTACCTTCACTATGGTCTCCTCTGcttgctgtgctgtgctgtgctctCCTAGATTTACTTCCTAACTTTATTGATCAAGGTAATACTACAGCTTTTGCTGACATCTTAGCACTGTTATACATCTATCAGTAAATCTGTGCTGCTATTGCAACTTTTCCATCAGTGTATCCATTCCACAGAATAATTGCCCGCCATTATATCATCTATCATTCAGATAAATCGCTATTCTACATGGCATTTCCAATTCGTTTATGATCAAAGAGACAAAgggaatgaaaaaaattgcttcTGATGAAATTCTCCATCCTTTATGCTTTACGTCTTCTATTGTTTGTGAACACATCATTTTCAATCATCTTTGCATAAATCAGTTGTAAATGTCTGTTCAAATGTCAAATGTCTGATAACAGTCCATTGATATGAAACAGATAAGAGTTGAATTATCATTTGCAAACCGAAATAGTAGTATTCTTTCATGTTTAAAGGTGAGGTGCTCCCTTTTAGTAGCAATATGctgtattgtacatgtattatagtATTAACCAAGAAACTTAATACAGGGAACCACTGTCCGAATCACCCAGCATCAAATACATAATTATTCTGTATCATGTTGTGTCATCTGTTGACCCTTAATGGTAAAACAAATTTCTGTTTGTAGAAGTAGCCACAAAGAAGTCTGAAACAAAACATTCTCGTTAAAGTGTTTGACAACTCATCCAGACGAATGTAGGGCAATATAAACTCACTTTGTGACCAtagttttcaaaatcatgaagtTGCCCTAAAGTTTTTCTTTGTCAACTCTTCCGATAACGATCAATGAAGCACAAACTCATTTATTTGTATTAAAAGCAAGTGGATACATTCTTGATCTACTGGCCCAATTCTTTGGATGAAAGTTGTTGCATCAACATTTCCACCCCTATGAGCCTGCCTTACAGTTCCAACCAGTCATCAGAATGGTCATATTTGAAACAACACTGTAAGGTTTTTTCAGCGATGTGTAACGAAACTAGAAGCCAGTAGCTTGTTGAAACACTCAAATCCGTGATATTTTTTCTGGTTACTTTTTCatctttattgaaatattttttacctcaTTAGAGTCATCAATaataatcaaaatttggccCATTCCCGTGTCCTCTCTGtctactttcaaaattttccgCTCACTTTTaaagtaaatgtttatttttctaatCCAGCATTCATTACCTTTTTTCAGGCAATGCTCCCTCTGCTGTCGTCAGAGGACTAGCAAGGAGGAAATACAAGCAGAGACAACTCACAAAGCAGAGATTTGAAGTTCAATATGAACTGGTAAGATCTATAACTGTTATTTACACATGTCAAGCTGTCTTGAAAAAGCTTTTTGTCTGTCAGTTGGAACATAAAAACAATGAATCAGTGGaacttttattacaaaaattattGCTCAAAACTACAAAATGAGACTACCGTGTCATTGCATGAGAAATCTGTTCTGTTTCTTATCATTTACAACAGTCACTGACTTGTCCTTGACAAATGCGAGCACAACTATAGTACATTATAGCATTGCAACATTGACACCTCGTTCTTCTTTTCAAGTTCTATCCCTCTTGTTTTTGTTCGTAGAAGACTTTTCTCAGGTACAAATTCTATCttgatttcataaatattttcgTCTATACGTATTTCAGAATCTGATGGAGGAACTAAACAGGAAGCTTGGTAATAGTTGGAATGATATGGTGAATGCCCTGCTACTGGAAAGGGAAGAATACGATGCAATGTGTATAAACCATGCATTAATGGTAGGTATGCCGATAGAGGACTTTTTTGTGTTGTAACCGGCGGAGACGCCCAAATATGCTGACTCCCTTGTACTTTACAGGCTTCAATTCACACATACATCATGACATTTAACCTCTGTTGTCATAGAGACTGTCTTACTGTAAATACTCTCTAAGTACCTATAGAGGGCGCTAGGAAGTGCTtgaatttctctgtattttgtaaGATTTGCCGGTCTAGCAAGTTTTAAGTATGCCCAATAAATCATCCAACTTCACTTTGTTCAAGCTTTGgtattgtttgttgtttttacagGAGCCGTAGCTCGTGTTTCCACTCTAAAAGCTCTCATTTTCTGAACAAAAAACATCACACTTCAGTAACCAGGGTTCAAGCAAGGGTACCTTTTGTCCAGATAAAACAACCACATGTAGTACTTGTCTTGCTTTAAGAAGCTTTCACTGTTCATGACAATAGACATTTTTTCTGTCACCAGTTTCGCAGTAATTGATCTGCAGGTCTTATTACTTGTACTGTATTCACTTTCAGGGCATAGGAAATTCAGAAGCAACGCTCATTGAAATTTTCTGTACCAGAAACAATGCAGTAAGTCCCCATGATCTCATAGACCATTAAAGGCAGAGTCTattctgttgtcatttgattaaaaaattCATGCATTTAGCtcaactttgaaaaacagtgctgttttattgaagttccaacatattacattcaAAATTTGTCTTTGGTTGTCATTTCTCTCAATATATCAGATGATTTCAAAGTTCTTGAAGTTTTAACTGAGTTTTAAGATCCACCTGTATCTTTGCACTTCCCGaatatattattatatgttTGATAACTAGTTTGTCAGTTTGTAAATTCTTTAATATGAAAGTGTTTTGTGTGCCATAGGCCCTCAGTGCTATCAAGACTGCGTACTCTGAGAAGTATGACAAAGACATGATGGAAGATATCCAGAGTGATGTCTCTGATCCTGCTTTCAAAGATTTCCTGTCAGCACTTGCAAAGGTATGAGAATCTTCAATTCTATAAGTTAATCCTTATTTTAACAGTATctgtgtttaaaatttttcaaatgtctTAGTCCTACTTGAATCAAGtcaattgaaaatgaaagcAAAGCAGTGTTAAAATCAAAGTCATTTGAATATTATTACTAAGTGTGTACTTGCACTGTTCAAAATACATATTGCTCCTTATTATATATTAGAAAGTTTTGATAATAGTTCAGGTTAGTTCTGTAgatgtttcaatacatttgaataaaataaagtaaaaatccTTTACATTGTACTTCTGATTGCTAAGATATCAAAAGACCTAATGATGTAACCTTTCCATTGTTCCTGAAgttttctatttttcatttattttaaagtAGTTTAGGGAAAGGTTTTGGAGAATTTTTCAATGCAAATTATTCCCACCCCACCCCCTTACCTACTTTCATGTCAGAGTATTTTCTATGCAAGACACAATTCAAATGGATGATGGTACAAACCAAACcatgtatgcaaatgtacatagaaatatatttatttccatATGCATTTGTACATGTGGGTTTTTTTACCACCATCATGTGATCTCTTGGGCATACTGAATCGATAGAACACTGTGTAtcctttttattctggagtagaaccattgtctTTCATTGCTTACCAGAAGGCAATATAAACTTTTCTGAAATCTTGAATACAGTAAATGTTTAATGTCATCTGATACACCgtacaattttcatttcaaagggTATTCGAGAGGAAGGTGGTTCTATTGATCAAGATGAAGTTGAGAAAGATGCACAAGAGTTACTGGATCTTGAACCGGAAGAAAGATGGAAAACAAACAGTGGGAAGTTCAATGAAATGCTGATGGATTACAGCTTATCCCAGCTTCAAGCAGTCTTAGAAGAATATGCAAAGGTGAATGAtgtaaaattcatttctttcattttaactTTGTGATGATTATAATCATGTCAGTCCTATCAGTATCAATATAATTGTGATGATTGTGAATGGATGAATATCAAATCTGACTGAGATTTCTATCCATTTTATGTTTACAGCTttctgataaaaaaattattgatgtTATACTGGAAGAATTTGACGGGTCAATGCAAGATGCAATGCTTGCTTTGGGTAAGTTGAGTGGTTCAGTTTCCAGCTCAGTGGACACATCACATTGTTTGAGAGAACTGAGAGAACAATAGGCATTTGTTGGTCATGTAGAGATTTTACTTGAGCACTCTTGAAACGTTTGATTACTAGTAATAAGAAGAAGAAATGTTATTGTCTTGTTGATTTTAGCAATCTTTATGGCCAGTgctctttgttttgttttgtttacatttcaaaaagtcTAATTCCATTTCAAACAAATGTTTATTCATATAGACCTTTAACTCTTTCAGACCTAAACCACTGTATATTCGGGTAGCTCTGGCAAGTTATCAGAAAGTCAGGCATGAAAAGGTTAACTGCCAAGCTAATCACtcaaaaattttaaacttttgttcacatAAAGAAAAATTCTCAATTTGTTCATCAACATTTTAACTCTTGAAACTTTggatattttcattgtaaccaCAATATCTGTCTTTTCTATCGGTAGATGTACGTTGCTTTAGATTTTTTAAAGactattttaatttattaaCTTGCAgtgaaatgtcttcaaaattgtcCTGGTTTTCTAACATCACGGATACGTGACTGTCTGACTGGTGCAGGTGATGACACAACTCTAGCAAGGATTATTGTGACAAGATCAGAGGTTAGTCGTTTACTCTTTTGGTTGTGTTATCGAAGATTTTGCAATTTCTGTGATGAGATCAATCATGAAGAATATAAATGGAGCAAAGTAGAACAGGTAGAACTATAAAGTTCTGTCCATATGGCTACACATGGTACTCTGTAAAAAATCAGTGTTTTCAAAACCAAAGAAAATCTCATTTGTGATATTATATGAATTGCCAGCAGTTTGATTTTCATCCATCATTTTGTGTGATTCTTTGTCAGGTTGATCTCCCTCATATTAAGAAACTTTACAAGAAGCGCTATGGTCACACACTTGAAGAAGATCTGGAAAGCAAATGTAAATTAAACTACAAGAAAGCTCTGATGGAAGTGGTGAAAGTTTCAGGGTTCGCACCAAAACAGGTGATGAAAATGCTTGTATCTCTAGATTCCGTTAAGGTGTCAGTATCATCAGCCAGATATTGGATACATTGACTGTAAACTGAAACAGCTATGGGTTTTATCATTGAATTTGTGCTCAAAAAGTCAGctgctgaaagaaaaaaagtacCTTGAAAGTAACATTGAAGCATTCTGAAATTGCGTACCTTTGCCCTTCAGTATTTCCAAATCAAGAAACCAAAGAGAGCCTTGTCCCCTGTTATTGGCAAACTGTGGTTTAATCCCACCATATTCAATGGTCTGGGTCGATACATATACAGTGAAAGGGGACTTTGAGGCAAAAGGTTAGGAATAAGTCATCATCCATTTTGTCCATAGCTTATTGTGATAATAAGATGGACTAGGGTTGGGTAATTCTACTGTGAAGTGAAATTGATTTCTTCCAATGTTATCATTTCCACAGAATGAGCAAAGCAATAATGTGAGGAAGCCAGGGACCATGAAACTGCAGGCTCCTCCTAGGTGGAAACCTCTCAGAAGGCCACCGCCCAGGAATGCCAAAGCCACTGTGGCTGCTGATAATCCAATAATGCAAACACTTAAAGAGAATAAGACAGGACAGAAACCTAAAGCTCCAAAGAAACAAGCAGAAAAGGTGGGTATTTAATGAGTATCTGGTACACCACAAATACACAATTTCTGTTATACAATGAGATAAAATGcctcacatattgcaaaaaacaGTTTAATAGCATTTTGGTTTGTTCACTGATTTGgacttttcatttctttttcaaaaaagaaaacatgtaAGTTAATAATAAAACACGTACGTTAGGATTTTTTAGACCAACACTGCACATGTTTACCTTTGAACATGAAAACACTTTGCTGTTTTGTCTTTCACGACGGTCATGATATATCAAGGTGGGGCACTCCATACAGCACCCTCTATTGGTCAGTTGTCAAGGCAATATTGCACATGCATATACATGCTGATCAATGACAAagtgaaaattcaaacaaattatTTCTTTCAGGAATCAAGGGCAGAAACAAGGGAAACTTCAGAAACAGGAAGTCTTAGAGAATCAGAAAATTGAAGAATTTTGTACTCATTTGGGAAAAACTCTGTCACCTACCAAGAGACAACCTTCTATCCACAGCTCATTTTAATGTAcagtttttattttaaaatatgcaatttaaTATGAGACTGATAATAAGCTAATTATGTTGAACAGAAGGGATAAAAATGGTACTCTggaataattttgtaattttttttctactttaTAGCATACTTTTTAAATGAAagttaatgaaatttgtaaatatGTTCAAAGTTCAGATGGTAATTCTAtgaaattttagttttattATATAGAAATAGCAACTCTGTATTGTAGAAGTTACTAGTTATCTACTTTTgtttatgaaaacaacaaatgTGTAGCCAAAACTAAAATTTCAACcctagtatatatatatttattcatcTTAATTTTCAAATGAGCCATTGCCTTTCTAATGTAAGTGTGAAGGGAATtgcagtatgtatgtatcttgagtaatatgtcatttatgtatagcGTTAAATTTTATCTCTGTTCCATCTATTTCACTTTTGTAAAACATCTTTTCCACTTTTGACTGCATCAGATAAGAAAATTTCTTCCTTCCGAAGTTAAAGGAATTATTCAGTCATATGTTGACTGACTTTcgacaagaataaaaaaattattcctgTCACCCACCTCCGAGAAGTAAAAACATCTTCTGTGAACTTCATCTGTTTAACACAGAAGGGATACCATTCCTTTCACgtcaaccctttgagtgctctaatttttcccaccaaaattttagtgcaacattctaccagtttttatgatttttttatgtaattattttgataattttggaccaaatagacattacttttcattggcttcagtttttgatcaaaatgtttggaaaaatatgaaaaaaaagtgACTGGGTTATATTTCATAAAGGCGGTAAAAGTTTACTTTgctactcaaagggttaaggttcagaccttttctttattttcagcaTAGTTCTTTTAATATCTGTCAAATTAAAGTTGTATGATATGATCTCATGCTGACAGAGAAGTAGCTATAATATTTACTGTCTTTGCTCAGTATGTCAAATACAGATTCTTCTGTTTCCTAATTATGTTTACATGTTGACTAATCAACCTGTCAAAGAAGCCAGTACATTGTAATGTGCATCATTATGTACTTTGACAAGCGAATTTTGTGTTTACACTGCAAAATACTTCTAAAATGTTGcgattttgaacttcaaataagGACAAATCACAGTGGTGGTAGGTTGTTACAGGTAGCAAACATAAAGACAAGTATTTAcaattagaaatactgtttctTTCTGAATGAGACTTGACTTTGCAGGCAAATCTTCACTTTAACCCATCCAATTTTGAGGGATGTTTTTCAAAACCTAATCATGTAGTCCTTGAAATCTTGTAAGCCAATCCAATGTCAATCCAAACTGCCAGAAGAAAATCAACagtttacaaatcaacacatGTAACTTGAATCATGGCAAAATTCAATGAGATAAACTTAACCAAACTCAGACACATCAGTTCTAATGGAATGTTAATCCAAATACCTTTTTTTTATCTCTCTTTGAGTATTTATTTCTGGAAAATATGAAGTCATGCCACTTTTTTACTTGGCCATAATGAAAGTTTTCTGTAAAAAGCTGCCAAACTGGAGGTACAATAGAAGTTTCTTGTGTCACTGTGCTAATCTGCCCACTCTTTAAACTATCATGTTTCTATATTTTCATGGAGATACCTATGCTCCAGTTAGAAAGTTGTGAATGACACTGAACCACTTGCTTTCCAAATTGTAGAGTTCTCATTGACACTTTCAGTTTAGAAACAACAAAACGTGTTTATGTGTATTTTACTTCTTAAATTGTGAAATGCATTGAGATAAGGCAAATATTAAAAGTCACACCTGAAACTTTACCCTTGAACTCTTTGATGTAAAATATAACCAATAGTGAACGGTATCACAGATATTCATATCAGAGGGAAAGAGAATAGGAAAGAGAGGGGTAAACAAAATGTATACCAGTTTTATTTGGGTCCAACTTTATCATTTTTTGCTGCAATCCATGGCCCTACCACTCTCTCAGTTGTACTATGTTTTGGAGTGGTAGGTCTATAGGTTGCTGAATTAACTGATAACACTTACCAAGTGCTTGACACATTCTCAGACAACTTTTCCAATAATAACTCTTATACTATTAAAACTGATACCATTGGGAAGTTATATAACATTCATCTTGTACTGCATGAATACAATCTCCTGTACAAGTTTCATAGCCAATAATATCAAATCTTGCCAATAGTAGTTTTTGCAGAAAAATACTCCCCCTTTTCTTATTGTTTAAATGTAATTGTATTTCATGATGTAAAATTTACACGTTACATCAATGATTATAGAACTGTATACGGTTGAAGCAATGGTAATTTACTTTCTCTTCCAGAAATAAAAGTcctttttcataatattttgagaCTGAATGAATGATCATTTGTGAATGAAATAAAGTGTGTGCATtcttaaaatgacaaaatgatagcATGTGTGTGCACACTGATGTGTGTGTCTGCTTTAAATTCTTTTTAAGAGCTGCTTTAAATTCTTTTTAAGAGCTGCTTTAAATTCTTTTTAAGAGAGGAGAGTTTGTGTACATTCACTTATAGTCAACTGTACAACAAGATAAAACTGAACAAAGTGcaaagaataaaacaaaaacaagaacaaggacaaaatatgcaatgatattcacaaaaaatgaaCTTTCATGCCCAGAAACAGAGtcataacaaaacaaattcatgaTTGACTCTAAAGAACTCaacaaattcatattttacaCGAGACAGATAACAaagtttggatttcttttgtgatAAACAAAAATCCAGTGTGAGAACAAATGTGTGAATTACAATCACGACTTGTGTTTGCATTTTTGATGAGTAATACTCAGGAAAGTGTGTTCTACTTTCTCTTATTGTGATCAACTACTGCAAACTGTCTCCATGTGTCAGAGACTGAGCACTGTGAAACATTCATATCAATGTGGCAGACACATTTTTCTACAAATCAATTCGTTTTGAATGCCCAAAACGCCATAAAAATCAGGGAAGCAGTCTGTGGAGTACAACCAGGTTGAATGTGTTGTGTTCAGCTAAATTCTCTATCAATGCACTTCAATTAAGTTTGACAAGGATAGAATAAGGCATTGATATATAATATTTCCCTCACAGAAAAGCTCTTTGTACTCCAtctgagaaaaacaaattttcaagaAGAACCAGCATTAAAGATACTAACATTATGACCTTCTTGACTTCAGTCTAACCAAAATGATTCTCAGTTGATGATCGGTATTTTTTGTAAGTGTAAAAGTGTTTCAGAAACCTTGTAGTTGTGACACTGAGAGTAAAGTTTTTGTATTTACTTTGCAAAATATGGCAAACCAGCAAAGAAGTTTGTAAAACAATCAGTCTTCCATGATCTGCTGTAAATGACAAGCATGGGGCTTTTTTCTTTTTGGTCTTCTTTAATGCATGTaaagaaaatatatcatttatatTTAGTGCACATAACAACTGAAGAAATTGATGTGAGTCCTCTAAACATGAATTCAAACCAGTCACAAGTCATTACAATCAAACAGAAAGTGACTCATCCATAAAGTAAATGAAGCTTTCCTATGGTTTACTATGAATAAGGTTACCATATGATAATCTTAAAATTGctgatcaacaactttgaccaTCTGTGAAGTCTCAATACATGCGTTGTTTGTAAGATTTCCTTTTATAAGTATCTCTTTTActttatatatttcacaaatttttcagtcattttgcctattattgtttttttctttttatggcTTTAATAGCAGTTACTATGTCAATGCTGCTGTAGTGCATATGTTACTTTCTAGTCTTTCACCAGAAAAAGTGTATCTTTTTCATAAAAAGTTCCATGTTGTTTGATTGAGACATTGTTAAAAGTTATCAAATAAGCACAGTAGACTTCATCAAAGTCGATACAATAAAAAAGTGAACAGGTTTGTAAAATCATAATATAATCTCTTTTTTACATCTCTGCAAGCGTTTTCATTTCTTGAGAGAAACTTTCTAAGCGTTGAATAAATTCACGTTCATGTACAGGCCGTATGTTTCCGAAATACAAGCTGGCACATGATAACGAAAGACAGCAGTACCTTTAGTAACTGTCCGTAGAGGGCactcatcatgtaaatgcaaataatTTGACCTCAATGTTCCCAGACCTCTCCCACTTCTGACTGATTGCACTCAGCTGGCAGACGAGCAATGGCAGCAGTCGACAGTGAGGTGGAAATCGTGATAGTTGGGTCGTGTAACACCGACTTAATCAGGTGAGTTCATATACGTTAATTTGACCTGCCATTTTCACAGCTCTTTGCCTGTACTTTCGTATTAGCAGTTTAGCTTGTCAAGACCTTATGCACACCATGCACTTAGTACAGTGGAGGGATCGTGGTGAATGCAGTACAATCTGATTGAACATGTTTACTTCCGACCTCAAACAACAGCTTGGTAGGGTGGTCACTTGTCCATTCGAGCGATAATTTTTCGTGTaaaatattcattcactgtAATAATTTCCCCATCCTCCCGGTTAGCTATGTGCCACGCCTACCCAAACCTGGCGAGACCATCCATGGTACAAAGTTTAGTGTTGGCTTCGGGGGGAAGGGTGCAAACCAGTGTGTTATGGCAGCAAGACTTGGATCGAAAGTAGCCATGGTGTCAAAGGTTAGTTAACAACTGAATTAACATGTTCATTCATTGACTCGTATTAATTCACAAATAGTTCATGTAAAGTTATGCAAAATAATTATACACAAATAATCATACCGCTGTGATAAAAAAGAGTGATTATGAAAAGCTTATTGGCCTGTCACgacagacaaaaaaaaatatttcatgtgtaGTCAAACTTGTCCTGCAGAAGTGAAATTTCCTCTGCTGATAACAGTTGGTCCGAAAAAAGTCTTCCTTGATTAGAGGTGTTCATAAGGATGAGATTCACTGTATCCTTTTTTCAGCCAAAGTGTGACAGCTGGAAAAATCATGGAATAATTTATTCcgtaaatgtatttttaaaaaaaaagcaTTTCTACTAATTTAACGTACCTTCATAAATTCCTACAATTTACTGACATGCCACGTTATTCATATGCGCTGTTCTTGCATTGGCATTAAAAACACTGTGTTAATCAGTATGCCAAAAATAAAAGTGTTGAGTGTGCAGGGTGTTTGAATAGCAAGATTTATACCACTGAACAGCAGCTATTTAGGAATCTTACCCTCAAAACGTTAAGGTTTCTGGTTCTCTCTCATCAGTGCTACATTGTAAAGATGATAGCACTTCTCACTTCTACATGCATTTATCATATTACCATATTTAgaaatttcttttctgtatgacaaatttgaaaacttttaagttttctgttgGAGGACTCAATGGCAGCTTGGTCATTAGTACATGTGTGCACTATTTCAGGAGTTTTAAATTTCTccatgttttttttctattcGACAGGTTGGTGATGATTCTTTTGGTCGTGACACTATcaaaaactttcaaagcaataatGTTAATACAAGTAAGTTGCACAAAAATAGTTCATCATGGCTCCTCATATAAACATAAAAGATGTAACATGAAGTTCTTGTCGGTTTTTTATGAGTGTG includes the following:
- the LOC139149060 gene encoding annexin A7-like isoform X1, producing MSSTEKMPRPPNTFATGNKLLQKRWDQRAYRQHVQKMRGMKSGIDNKTPQNYLHLQLRLKKIQAEEERQATIEHENRILLAKLTQVLRSHGQVDNWNLEYEPRSLNRPHMERKLQQIEQENQEILARLNKVKSFYKPEQWEDEYILHQYYMGMKANETKDYEVYTAREDILEEIEDEDNKSDKQGSSGEESDHEEDGASSMKKEKTRELRKQHSRFPLLGPQRVKQEKKHKKEAAITKGQKYNEKEDAALLFKATKGMDLLPNFIDQGNAPSAVVRGLARRKYKQRQLTKQRFEVQYELNLMEELNRKLGNSWNDMVNALLLEREEYDAMCINHALMGIGNSEATLIEIFCTRNNAALSAIKTAYSEKYDKDMMEDIQSDVSDPAFKDFLSALAKGIREEGGSIDQDEVEKDAQELLDLEPEERWKTNSGKFNEMLMDYSLSQLQAVLEEYAKLSDKKIIDVILEEFDGSMQDAMLALVKCLQNCPGFLTSRIRDCLTGAGDDTTLARIIVTRSEVDLPHIKKLYKKRYGHTLEEDLESKCKLNYKKALMEVVKVSGFAPKQNEQSNNVRKPGTMKLQAPPRWKPLRRPPPRNAKATVAADNPIMQTLKENKTGQKPKAPKKQAEKESRAETRETSETGSLRESEN
- the LOC139149060 gene encoding annexin A7-like isoform X2 translates to MSSTEKMPRPPNTFATGNKLLQKRWDQRAYRQHVQKMRGMKSGIDNKTPQNYLHLQLRLKKIQAEEERQATIEHENRILLAKLTQVLRSHGQVDNWNLEYEPRSLNRPHMERKLQQIEQENQEILARLNKVKSFYKPEQWEDEYILHQYYMGMKANETKDYEVYTAREDILEEIEDEDNKSDKQGSSGEESDHEEDGASSMKKEKTRELRKQHSRFPLLGPQRVKQEKKHKKEAAITKGQKYNEKEDAALLFKATKGMGNAPSAVVRGLARRKYKQRQLTKQRFEVQYELNLMEELNRKLGNSWNDMVNALLLEREEYDAMCINHALMGIGNSEATLIEIFCTRNNAALSAIKTAYSEKYDKDMMEDIQSDVSDPAFKDFLSALAKGIREEGGSIDQDEVEKDAQELLDLEPEERWKTNSGKFNEMLMDYSLSQLQAVLEEYAKLSDKKIIDVILEEFDGSMQDAMLALVKCLQNCPGFLTSRIRDCLTGAGDDTTLARIIVTRSEVDLPHIKKLYKKRYGHTLEEDLESKCKLNYKKALMEVVKVSGFAPKQNEQSNNVRKPGTMKLQAPPRWKPLRRPPPRNAKATVAADNPIMQTLKENKTGQKPKAPKKQAEKESRAETRETSETGSLRESEN